Genomic DNA from bacterium:
AACGGCAACGCCGGGTCTCCCTACCCTTCGAGGTGGTCTCGGACCACCTTGAAGGGTGTGGTGGCCTCGAGACTCGTCCCTGAGTATCTACGCACCACCCGTTTCTTGTCCCGGCGTCACGGGGCCGGAAGGAGGATCTTCACCTTGCCCGAACGCGACGAACTTCGAACCGGCTGGTCGACAAGACTGACCAAGCTCGCCGTTGCGGCGCTCTTGTTTCTTCTGCTGAGCGGCCTCCTGATCACCTTCGCGCCGTTTCAGGCGGCGATGCAATGGAACGTGCTCGTTCACACTCTGGTCGGCCTGGTCACCTTGGCGCTCATCGTTTGGTACTCCTGGAGCCACTGGCTCGACTACCGGTCCTACAACCTGACCGACGTCGTTCTGTTGGGATACCTCGCAGCCGCGGCGCTGTTGCTTTGCCTGGTTTCCGGCGGCGTGGTGACCTACCAGGGACTCTTCGCCACTCGCATGTCGCCGGTATGGCGCAACATTCACCTCTACTCCACCTGGGCGATGCTGGTTCTTTCGCTGCCGCATCTGTTGCTGGTCTTCTTCCGGATTCGGAAGAAGGTCGGAGGGCACTTTGCGCGACCGGTCATCGTGTCGGCGACCGTGTGGACCGTCCTCGGTCTGGCTCTCGTAGCCGGCCTGGCGTACTTGTACGCCGGACCCACCTACAACAACACCTTTCCCGAGGACTACAACTACCTGTACGGCGAAGACCGGCCCTTCGCACCCAGCCTCGCCTTGACGTCGACCGGCGGCGCTTTTGATCCCGATTCGCTGGCCGGCTCCGAAACCTGCGGCTCGGCCGGTTGTCATTCCCAGATTCTGGAAGAGTGGAAGCCGAGCGCGCATCGCTATTCGGCCATGGACCCACTGTTCCAGAAAGTGCAAAGCGTCATGGCCGAGCAAAACGGCCCCGAGTCGACACGCTACTGTGGCGGCTGCCACGATCCGATCTCGCTGTTTTCGGGCGCCAAGAACATCTTCAACGAAAACCTCACCGGCTTGCAGGGTTACAACGAAGGAATCTCGTGCCTGTCCTGCCACGGGGTGCGAGAGACGGACCTTCAAGGCAACGCCAATTACGTGATGACCCAGCCGGCCGTCTATCTCTGGCAGTGGCAGAAAGAAGGTGCCGGCAAGTTCTTCAGTGATTTTCTGATCCGCACCTACCCCGACAAACACAACGAGCTCAGCAAGCGCATGTTCAAGGCACCCGAGTACTGCGCCGCCTGCCACAAGCAGTTCATCGACCAGGAGGTCAATCGGGTCGGCTGGGTGCAGCTTCAGAATCAATACGACAACTGGAAGGCCAGCCACTGGTTCGTCGAGGGCGAGCCGGAGAAGACCGTCGAGTGCCGTGAGTGCCATATGCCCCTGGTCGCCTCCGAAGACCCCTCCCGCGGCGATTCGGTGGACCACAACCGCACAGCCGACGACGGTATGCATCGGAGTCACCGCTTCATTGCCGCCAACACGCTGGTGCCGGCGATGCTCGAGCTCGAGGGCTGGGAGGAGCACAACCGACTGACCGAGAAGTGGCTCCAGGGGACCTTCGAGATCCCCGAGATCGCCGACAAATGGCGTGAAGGCCCGGTCATCGAGCTGGCGGTCGAGACACCGTCGACGGTCGCCCCCGGCGACAAGTTACCGATTCGAGTCGTGATGACCGCCAGCAAGGTGGGCCATGATTTCCCCACTGGTCCGCTGGACATCATCCAGAGCTGGGTCGAGATCAGGGTCGCCGATCAGCACGGCAACGAGATCTTCTCCTCGGGCACCGTGGACGAGAAGAACTTCATCGAGCCCGGCAGCTTCCTGTTCAAGGCCGAGCCCGTCGATCAATACGGCAACCTGATCGACCGGCACAATCTCTGGGAGATGGTCGGTGTGCGCTATCGGCGTGCGCTCTTCCCGGGCTATTCCGACACGGTCGACTACATGGTCGATTGTCCGACCACCATGGCACCCGGCCCGGTTCGGGATCTCGCCCGGCTCGGCCGCGAAGAACAAGCCTTCGAGATACAGGCGCCCGAGCGGGTCGACTCCTACGAGGTTACGGCAAAACTCATGTACCGCAAGGTCGACCAGTTCTTGATCAATTTCCTCCTGGGAGAGGACTCGGGGCTGACCGCACCGGTGATCGAGATGAATCGCACCACGGTTACGGTCAAGGTGGGCGATCGCGTGGCCGAAGAAGCGTCGCCAGGCGAGGAAGCCATCGTCGAGGTGGCGGCCGGCGGGTGATAGTGTCAAACAGGTGAACGAGCCCACAACGCCGGCACCGAAACGCGTGATCGGCCGCCGTAAGCACAAGCTCCGCCGCGCGACCAAGCTGCTCCTGGGCCTCGCTTTTCTGAGCGTGATCGGGGCCTTCGTCGTCTACCGGGCAACGCGGCCAGAGGTTCGTCGGCCGGGCGAAGACCTGGCCGACATCACTCGCAAGCTGTCGGCGGAGCTGCCCCCCGATGCGCCGTTTCCCGAGTTTTCCGATGTCACCGAAGCCGCCGGGCTCGGCGGGTTCCGCACCTTCCTGGGCGAGCGCTCGTCGCAGCTGCCCGAGGACATGGGGTCCGGCGTAGCCTGGGGCGACTTCGACAACGACGGTGACGACGACCTGTTTCTGGTCGCGGCCGGCGGCACGCTGACCGCGCCGCCGGAGTCCTGGGCCGAGTCCCTGCTCTTCGAGAACCTGGGCGACGGCACCTTTTCGCGCGTCACCGACTTCCCCGAGACCCGTATCGCGGGGATGGCCGCCGCTTGGGGCGACGCCGACGGCGACGGTTGGCTCGATCTGGTCGTGAGCGGCTACAACAGTCTGATGCTGTTTCGAAACACGGGCAAAGGGAGGTTTGTGCGGGAGGAGTCCTTCGCCGACCTCCCCGGCTACTGGGCCGGGGTCTCCTGGGCCGACTTCGATACCGACGGTGACCTCGATCTCTATGTATGCGGCTACGTCAAGTACGAAGAAGACGAATCGGCGCCCCAGCGAACTTCGATGCAATCGGGCACCGCGGTGCCGTACACCCTCAACCCGGCCTCCTATGAGCCCGAGCGCAACCTTCTTTTTCGCAACGATGGCGCCGGCAGATTCACTGAAGAGGCGCTTCTATACGGCGTCGCGAACCCCGAGGGGCGAAGTCTCGCGGCCCTCTGGCACGACTTCAACGCCGATGGTCTCCTCGACGTCTACGTCGCCAACGACATCTCGGACAACGCATTGCTGCTCAATCGGGGCGATACCTTCGAGGACGTCAGCCTCGCCGCATGGGTCGCCGACTACCGGGGCGCCATGGGTCTCACCGCCGGTGACTGGAACCGGGACGGCGACGACGACCTCTTCGTGACGCATTGGGTGGCGCAAGAGAACGCTCTTTACGATTCACGGCTGGCCGAGAACACCGCGGCAGGCCGCACCCAGCTCACCTTCGCCGATATAGCGGCACCTCTCGGACTGGGGCAGATCGCGCTCCACTCGGTCGGCTGGGCGACCGAGTTCGCCGACTTCGACGGCGACGGCTGGCTCGACCTGGTGGTCGCGAACGGCAGCACCTTGGAGACCCAGGACGCGCCCAAGAAGCTCAAGAGACAGCCCGCGATGTTGCTCTGGAATCGCCGAGGCGAGTATTTTCACGACCTGGCGCCGGTCCACGAGCTTCTGGCCCAACCCCGGCTGGGCCGCGGCATGGCGCTCTCCGACTACGACCTGGACGGAGACCTCGATTTCCTCATGGTGGAGCTGGACTCCGGTGCGCGCCTGTTCAGGAATGAGATGCAGAAAGGCCACTGGATCGAGCTGCGACTGCTCGATCCAGGTCGCTCGGCCGGCCGCGGAGAAGGAGCGACCGCCATCGTTCGTGCCGGCGGCCTCGAGTTGCGCCGAACGGTGGGCGGGACCTCGTATCTCTCGCAGAGCAGCCTGACTCTGCACCTGGGCCTTGGCCGGATCGATCGGATCGACGAGATCGAGGTCCGCTGGCTGGGCGGCGAGACCGAGACCTTCACCGGTGCCGAGGTCGACGCCATCTGGGAGCTGGTGCGCGGCCAGGGCGAGGCTCGCTCGGCGGCGGCTTCGAGTCTCGCCGGCACCTCAGGAAAAGTTGCCACCGCACTGCCGCAGGATGACAAACAGCGCCTGCTCGAGTTCTGGAAGACCCAGCGAGCGGCAATGGACGCGATGAAGATCGACGGCGATATCGAGCGCGCGGCAGCACTGTTCGAGCGCGCGCTGGCTCTCAATCCCGATCATGGCGACTCGCGCTACTACTTGGGCAACCTGCTCTGGACTCTGGGCGACCGAGACCGCGGTCTTGCTGAGCTCGACGATCTGCGCAAGCGAGACCCGATGAGCCATCGTGCCCACAAGCAGTGGGGCGTGCTGCGCGCCATGACCGCTGCCGGTCCCGCCGACCTCGACGCCGCCGCGGCCGCTCTCGAGCGAGCGCTCGAGATCAACCAGGAAGGCACCGGTAGCCTGCTCGCCCTGGGCGAGGTCGCGCTTCTCCAGGGACGACCGGATGCCGCTCGGCAGCGATTCGAATGGGCCTGTCGCACGAATCCTCGCGCCGTCGGAGGCTTCTACTTGCAGGCCTACCTCGCTCACAGCAGGGGCGATTCGGAGGCGAGCACCGAGCTGCTACGTACGGCGCAGGTGGCCCGCGGCTCGGAGTGGAAACCGCGCGGCGCGGCGGCCGAAGGAGACGTTCGCCAGCGAATGCACGTCGAAACCAGCCCCTTGGCGCGTTTTTGGGAATCCTGGGACGGCACCCCGGACCCGGCAGTGGCCTTCGAGCCCCTCGAGGCTTTTCTTGCAGGCTAGGCGCCGCCCTCCCGGCTTCCGCGATACCCTCTGCGAATGCGACGCTTGATCACCTTGGCCGTGTTGGCGATCGCCGCCTACTACGGCTACACGGAGCTGCTGCCGCAGTTTCGCGCCTACCGGCAATCGCAGACGGCGGCGGAGCAGGCAGGAGAGGCCGCCGGGCAGGCTCTTCACTGCGTATCCGTCGCCGAGTCCGCCGCCAGCGACTTCGCCCTTGAGATTCGCCAGTTCGCTCGGCCGCCGGTCGACCCGGGAATGTGGTCCACGTTCATGCTCCAGACCGGCGGCCGGCTTTCGAGCGCGGATTCGGCCTGCCGCTGCCCACATCCGGCCTGCACCAGCGCGGCGGCCGCGCTGCTCGAACAACGCCGGCTTCTGAACCAGTTCGACGCCATGGTCCGCGGCGCAAGCGCCGGGCTGTCCAATCCGGCCAGCTCTCAAGAACGCATCAACGAGCTCCTGGCTCGAGCCCGTTCCGAAGCCGGTTAGCCGGCCGCCTCAGAAAAAGAATCTGGCCAATCCCTCCGACTAGTGCTAGACTTGCGTTTACGGCGTGAGCTTCGGCTCGTCGATGCCCGGTCTAGACAGTTACCGGCCACAGCGAGTCGCCTTACCAGCCAGACTGGTTCTTAGCCACGCCGAGGTTCCGAACCGCGTGGCCAGAGGAATGAAAGGGCGGTCGGCTCAGAAAAACTGGAGGCCCCTTGCTACCAACCGATGACCAAGCTGAAGCCATGACCGAGGAGTCAACCCGTCCGCGGCGGCGGCGGTCGCGCTCCCACAAGTCCGCACCCGCCGGCCCCGTTCCTCTGCACAAGCGGAGCAGCTCGCACTTCCAGCCCAGCGAACGGGACCATGGCACCGAGAGCTTTCAGGAAGGCCAGGTTCGCCTCGAAATAGAGGGCATGCGTGCCAAAGCCAGTGTCGAGGAGTCAGAGCGCGACACCTATCGCGTCGGAGTCGATTGGACCCGGGTGGGCAAACGCAGACTGCACACCTTCTGTGAGTGCCCGCGGTTTGCCAGCGGCGAGCTGTGCCGGCACATTTGGGCGGTCCTCCTGGCTCTCGCCGAGACGGGGCCAGAAAACCAGCCTCCGGGCAAGGACCGCCTCGGTCTCCGCAGGGATCGCGCGGCCAGCTGGGAGGACCTCGGTGTCTCGGCAGACCGCAACGAAGTACGGGTGATCCACAGCGTCGAGCCCGCTTCCGGCGGGCAAGGTGCGCGACCGGCCCGCTCCGCTCGAGCCCGCTCCTCGTCCGGGCGCCGTCGCGGAGCCGCGACCTCCTGGCGATCGCAACTCGCGTCCTTACGAGACGAGATTACGACCTCGGTGAGCCCGCCGGCCATGATCGCTCTTCCGGTCCGCCCAGCTCCGAGCATCCACTTCTTCATCAATACGGCCGTCAGCAACAGCTCGGGCAGTCTGGTGCTCGACGTCTTCGGCAGCACGCAGAACGCCAACGGAAAGCAGAGCAAGATGAAGCGACTCGGGATCGAGCCCCATAGGCTCGAAGAGCTGCTTCTGCCAAGGAGCCCGGGCAACGGTTCCTCCGGGGAGAGCGACGAATCACTGGCACTGATCACCGAGCTGTCGGCCGATTCCCGGCGTAGAAAGGCCTCGAGCCGACGCGGGCCGAACAAGAACAGCGACGGAATCCGCCGTCTGAGGCTGCCGCAGAAGCTCTACGAAGCCGTGCTGCCGCACCTATGCAATCAGGGGAAGCTGGGATGGTGGGACGGTCGCGTGCAGTCCAATCTGCATCCACTCTGGTGGGACGCCGGCACGGCCTGGCACCTGGCACTGCATCTCGACGTCAATGCCTCGGGCGGCGCCCGGTTGCATGGACACCTCGAGCGAGAGGGCGAGACCGTTCCTCTGAAGGACCCCGTGCTCCTGCTGGTTCCCGGTGGCTCCGACAGCACGACCGACAAGAACGGCAGCGGTCCCTCGCTGGTCGTTTTCGCCGAGTCGATCGGCCGCCTCGCCCTCGAGGCGGCCCGGGACCTGCCGTGGCTGAACCTCCTGCGCAACACCGGCGAGATCGTGATTCCCACGAAGGACGTCGAAGAAGCTCTGACCGAAATGTTGGAGCTGCCCGCTCTGCCACGTTTCGAGATCCCCGAAGAGCTGGAGCTCGAGGGAGAAGACTCGCCCCCCCAACCGCGCCTGGTCCTGGAGCCCGCGGCGGGCTCAGCCAGGATCAACCCGCCGTTGGAGGCCGAGCTGTCGTTCGACTACGGATCTCTGAGGGTCGGCGCCGAGGACTCGCGCTCGTCGGTCGTCGATTGGCAGGAGCGAACTCTCCTGAGGCGCGACCAGGACAGCGAGTATGCTGCTCTCGTGCGGCTGCTCGAGCTCGGTTTCCAGCCGGTGGCCGCGGGACACGGAAACGTCCAGGCGCTCGAGATCAACCCACGAGAGCTGCCCAGGGTGGTCGAGCCCCTGCTCGTCGAGGGCTGGACGGTCGAGGTTCAGGGCAAGTCGGTATCGCCGCCGAGTCCACCCACCCTGAGAGTCGAAAGCGGCATCGATTGGTTCGACTTGAGCGGTCAGGTCGACTTCGCCGGTGACCGGTTGGAGTTGACCACGATTCTCGATGCGGTCAAGCGTGGAAATCAATTCGTCGATCTGGCCGATGGCTCCCAGGGCTTGTTGCCCGCGGCATGGATGGAGACCTACGATTCACTGGCCCAGCTTGCAAGCGACGCCACCGACGACGGCCTTCGGTTTCTGCCGTCACAAGCCTTGATCGTCGACGCCCTGCTCACCGCGATGCCGCCGGCAGACGTCGATGCGGCCTTCGCCAAGCTGCGCGACAAGCTCAAGTCGTTCGAGCGGATCAAGCCGAAGAAGGAAACCCGCGGTTTCGGCGGCACACTCCGCGAGTACCAGCGGCGCGGGCTGGGCTGGCTCAACTTCCTGCGTGAGTTCGACCTCGGCGGCGTTCTAGCCGACGACATGGGCCTGGGAAAAACCGTTCAGGTCCTGGCCCTGATCCAGGCGTACCGCGCCCCGTCGAAGACCACCAAACTGCCGTTCCTGGTCGTCGCACCCCGGAGCGTGGTCTACAACTGGATCGACGAGGCCTCCCACTTCACGCCCAAGCTCAAGGTCGTGGAGTATCGCGGACCCGGGCGCGAGAAGCTCCAGGAGCACTTCAGCGACTACGACGTCATCGTCACCACCTACGGCACGCTGCGGCGCGATATCGGTTTCCTCGCTACCGTCGAGTTCGACACCGCAATCTTGGACGAAGCCCAAGCGATCAAGAATCCCGCGTCACAGACCGCCAAGGCAAGTCGCCTCCTGGTCGCCCGCCACCGCTTGGCGTTGACCGGCACACCGATCGAGAACCATCTCGGCGAGCTCGGGTCTCTCTTCGAGTTCCTGAATCCCGGACTCCTCGGCCGCCTACCGCGGCTCGAGGTTCTCACCGGCGGCCGAGCGCCGAGCAAGCTGGAGCTCGAGCACATCGCCGAAGATATGCGACCCTTCATCCTGCGCCGGACCAAGGCGCAGGTCCTGCCCGACCTGCCCCCGAAGACCGAGCAGACCCTGCTCTGCAACCTGCGCCAAGAGCAGCGTGAGCTCTACGACAAGGTTCGAGCGAGCTATCAGGTCAACCTGCTCGAACAGGTCGAGGAAAAGGGCGTTTCGGGCTCGGCCATCCAGGTCCTCGAAGCGCTCTTGCGCCTGCGCCAGATCGCCTGCCATCCGGGCCTGGTCAATCCCGAATGGGAAGAAGCGGGAAGCGCCAAGCTCGAGACCCTCTTCGATCAGGTGTCCGAGGTCCTCGACGAAGGCCACAAAGTCCTGGTCTTTTCCCAGTTCACCAAGCTACTGGCCTATGTCAGGCGGCATCTCGATACCAATGGCGCTTCCTACGCCTACCTCGACGGCAAGACGCGGGACCGCGGCAAGGTCGTCGAGCGGTTTCAGACCGACCCCGACTGCAACCTCTTCCTGGTCAGCCTCAAGGCCGGCGGCACCGGCCTCAACCTGACGGCGGCGGGCTACGTCTTCCTGCTCGACCCGTGGTGGAACCCCGCAGTCGAGGCACAGGCGATCGATCGCACCCACCGCATCGGCCAGACCCAGCCGGTGTTCGCCTATCGCATGATCGCTCGTGACACCGTCGAGGAGAAGATCCTCGACCTCCAGGGCTCGAAGCGCAAGCTTGCCGACGCCATCCTCGAGGGCGGCGGGGGCCAGTCGCTGCGAGACCTCACCGCCGACGATCTCAAGATGCTCTTGAGCTAGGTCGGGGGCGGTCGAGACGGAGCTCGACCGCCCACTTGCCCACGCCAACACGTTGCTCTGTTGCTTCGGGGCTCCTAGATCGGGCGCTCGACGAAGATGCCGCCGGCGATGTCGGACTCGAGAGCGAGTTGGGTCTCCCCCACCTGCACCACGTAGGTCGGCGCCCTCTGGAGCAGCGTGATCTCCGAGCCCGGAATCAGCCCGAACACGGCCAGCGCGCCTGGCCGTTTCGTCCCTGCGAGAGATACGACCCGGGCATGTTCACCACCCCTGAGCTCGGTAAGCGGCCGGCAGGTCTCGCAGAGCGCCTCCTCGGTCTCCTTCCGGCGACCAAACAGGCTCCGGAGCCAGGACACTCCTTCGGGCTGTTCCGGAAACTCGTAGTCACAGCTCGGACATCGCATCAGGCCGCACGCCGTGCGCATCGGGCAGCCGTGCTGGCACAGGGTATCCACGGCCTCGAACTCGAATCCGCAGAACGGGCAGACCAGCTGTCGCTGTTTCTTGTCGGTCATCGGTGTCTCTAAAACAGGCGTCCGAGTTGGTTGACCAGGCCTCCGACGAGAAACGCGAACGGAAAGATGAACGCGATCATCGCCCAGGCGACCCTCTGTCCGTGCTCCTTGGCGATCATCAGAAAATTCGCAAAGCAGGGCATGAACAGGGTGATGGTGATCATGGCGACGAAGATCTGGTGTGGCGTCAACAGCGGCACCGGAGCCGTCACCGCGTCGAGGATATAGACGGCGCCGAAGTCCCGGCGCATGAACCCGACCAGGAATGCGTTGGCCATCTCGGGAGGCAGACCCAGCCAGCCCGAGACCAGCGGCTGACTCCACCGAGCCAGCCGATCCAGAGTTCCCAACCGATCGAGCAAGAAGAGCACCGCCGTTCCGATCATAAACAGCGGTATCACCTCGCGCAGGTACCAGTTGATCCGGCTCACGGTCTTGACCATGATGTTCGAGAACTGCGGTCTGCGCATCGGTGGAATCTCGAGCACGAACTCGCCGCTCTCACCGCCGAAGAGACGCGAGCTGAGCCAACCCACCAGGACCAGAACCCCGATCATGATTGCGATCCAGGCGACAGCGCCGGCGGGCGTCAAGCTCGCCATCATCGCAAGCAGCACGCCGAGCTGAGCCGAGCACGGAATCGCCAGCGCTAACAGCAACGTCGTGACCACCCTTTCCTTCCGGGTCTCGAGGATGCGGGTCGTCATCGTCGCCATGGTGTCGCAGCCCAAGCCGAGCACCATCGGCAGCACCGCCTTGCCATTCAGCCCCATCAAGCGAAAGAGCCGGTTGACCATGATCGCGAGACGCGGCAAGTAGCCCGAGTCCTCGAGCAGGCTGAACAAGAGAAAGAACGTCGTCACGATCGGAAGAATGATCGCAAAGGCATAGGAGAGCGCCATCGTTATGGCGCCGTAATCGCCGACCAGAAAGTCGTGAACAAACCTCAGGACGGATTGGGTTCCGGTCAGCTTCGTCGCGGTGTCGACGGAGTAGTCGACCGACAGGGCGGGCCGGTCGAAGCTGCCCAGCGGAATCTCGTGGATCGGCGTCAAGGGGATTGCCGCCTCGAGCGGCACCGTCTCGGTGGGGTGGGAATGAGGAAACGGCAGCAGCGCATCGACACTCCGAATCGCCAGCGGACTCAGCCGCTGCTCGAACAAGCCGACTTCCAGAAAATCGACCAGAGTGCCCGCGCCGAAGAGGCCCACGAACCAAAAGACGGTCAATAGCGAGGCCGCCAGAAAAAGCACGCCCTTGACCGGATGCATCGCCCAGAAACCGAGTCGCACGCCCAGCGACGCGCGTCGCGGTTGCGAAATGCTGTAGGTCTCGGCCATGATCTCGCGGATCTCCGCCAACCGGCTCCGATTCCTCTCATAGTCGTCGTCGACCTCGGGAACGGGTTCGGATGGCGCTTCCCGCTTCGGCACCGCCGCCTCGGCGAGCGCTCCGACCAGCTCTTCGGTGCCCACCGAACGTGTCGCCACCGCCGGAACCACCGGTATGCCCAGCGACTCGCTGAGCCTGTCGACGTCGATATGGCCCCCGCGCTCTTCGAGCTCGTCATACATATTGAGAACCAGAACCATGGAGGCCCCGAGCTCGGCCAGCTGAAGGGTCAGGAGCAGCGCCCGACGGAGGTTCTTGGCGTCGGCCACCTGAACCACGGTGGGTGCCTCGTCCGCGGACAGAAGCTCCCGAGTCACGCGGGCCTCGTCGTTGCGCGGCGCGAGATCGTTCACCCCCGGCGTATCGATCACCCGATACGTATGGCCGTCGAGAACGGCCTCGGTCTCGACCAACTCGACGGTGGTGCCCGGGAAGTTCGAGACGGTGACGTAACGATCGGTCAGGTTGCCGAAGAGAACGCTCTTGCCGACGTTGGGGTTGCCGACCAGAATCACAGTGCGCTTGGCCTCGGCGCGCTGGTTCGCGCGCGAGAACGTGACGACGCTCCCGGAAGCTCGGGTCATGCTCCTCACCCTAGCAGCCATCAGGACACGACGGAGCGATTGCGCCCCTCCCGCTTGGCCCGGTAGAGCGCCGCATCGACCGCCTCGACGAACTTGTCGAGGGAGTCGCCGGGCGCCGGAATCCTCCAGCCGACGCCGAGGCTCACCGTCACTACGGGTGCGACCGGCGAATCCCGATGCGGAATCTCGAGCGTCTCGACATCGAGTCTGATCTTCTCCGCCATGCGCACAGCGCCATTCTTGGAGGTGTCGGGCAGCAGCACCGCCATCTCTTCGCCGCCGAACCGGGCCACCAGATCCGCCGGGCGAGAGATCGAGGACTCCAGAACCCCGGCCACCTTCCGCAAGCATTCGTCTCCGAGAAGATGTCCGTAGCGATCGTTGTAGAGCTTGAAGTGATCGAGGTCGAGGAGGATCAGACCCAGTGACGTACTTGCGCGCGCCGCCCGCCGCCACTCGGTCGACAGATACTCGTCGAAGCGCCGACGATTCGCGATTCCGGTGAGGCCGTCGAGGAAGGACAGCGCGAGCAGACGCTCCCTCACCTCGATCTGCTGCTCTTCCGCTTGTTTGCGCTCGGAAATGTCCTCGGCGATTCCCACAATGAAGCGCCGATCACCGATCGTCGCCAGGGACACGCTCAGCTCGACCGGGAAGGTCTCGCCACCCTTGCGGCGTTGCCGGCCTTGGATCACGGAGGCCGGCTGGCTCTCGAGCGAGCGAACCCAGTCCGACCAGTCAACCTCGGACTCGGCCAGGGGACCCTCGGCAATCACTCCCTGAACGGTCAAGTCACGCAGCTCGGCCAGGCTGTAGCCCGACTCTCGCGTCGCTTGCTCGTTGGCATAGGTAAAACGGCCGGTCTCTGGCTCGACAAAATAGATCGACTCGGCCGAGGCGTGAATGAGCGACTGGAAGAGTCTCAGGCGCTCCTCGGCCGCTTCTCGTTCGACGACCTCTCGGGAAAGGGCACGGTTGGAGCGCTCGAGCTGCAGGGCTCTCCGGCGCAGTAGGAGAAGAAGAGTGGCAACCCCTGTGGAAAGCGCCAGACCGCCCGCGAGCATGAGTCGAGGCCCTCGGGTACTGAGCTCGAAGTGGCCGGGCGCGGGTCTCATCACCACCGTCCACCGGCGTGCGCCGAAGTCGAAGCTGATTAGGTGCTCGAGACCGTCTCGCGGCGGACCCTCGAACCTCTCGAGCTCCGGCAGATCGCCTCCGCTCGCCAGGCCGGACGAGATATAGAGCCGACTCTCCTCAGGTGGAGCCGTGTCATCGAACACCGCGACGTCGATCTCGACCGGCTCGAGCAACGCCATCGCGCTCGAGATGAGATCGCCGACCCGAAAGACGACCGACGCGAACCCGGTCGATTCCCGTTGCCGGGCTGGTACCGTCTTAAGGTCGGTACCACTTCGGTAGATCGGCGCGATCAAAAGGAAACCGTACTGATTCCCGGTCTCCTGAACCAAGCGAATGCGGCCGGTAGCGACGATGGCACCTGTATCTCGAGCCTTTTCCAAGGAGACTCGACGGCTGGGATTCGAAGCCAGATCGAACCCGATCGCTGCTTCGTTGCCGGAGAACGGCTCGAGATACAGTACCGGAACGTACTCCTCCGCCTCGGCGGCGGCCACCATCTGGCCCTGGGTCGCGCGGTTCGTGAACCGAAACCCCGGGACGCTTTCGGCCGCCCTCCGCTCGACCTCGGATCGCCGGGCATGCGGCACCACCGGCGCCCAACTTACCGCCTGGATTGCCGGATGCCCCTTGAGCAGCGGTCGCGTGAAGTCGCCGAACTCCTCTCGGGAAACCTCCTCGGAGGCGGCGAACAGGGCGACAATCGACTCGGTCGTATCGACTCCATGCTCGAAAGCGCGTCGAATCGCCGAAGCACGGGTGCCCGCGGCCTGAGCGAACCGGCTGGTGACCTGAAGCCGCTGGTTATTGCGCGCGACCGAGTAGACCAGAAGTGACGCAGCTACGCCGACGACGAAGACCATG
This window encodes:
- a CDS encoding tetratricopeptide repeat protein; translated protein: MNEPTTPAPKRVIGRRKHKLRRATKLLLGLAFLSVIGAFVVYRATRPEVRRPGEDLADITRKLSAELPPDAPFPEFSDVTEAAGLGGFRTFLGERSSQLPEDMGSGVAWGDFDNDGDDDLFLVAAGGTLTAPPESWAESLLFENLGDGTFSRVTDFPETRIAGMAAAWGDADGDGWLDLVVSGYNSLMLFRNTGKGRFVREESFADLPGYWAGVSWADFDTDGDLDLYVCGYVKYEEDESAPQRTSMQSGTAVPYTLNPASYEPERNLLFRNDGAGRFTEEALLYGVANPEGRSLAALWHDFNADGLLDVYVANDISDNALLLNRGDTFEDVSLAAWVADYRGAMGLTAGDWNRDGDDDLFVTHWVAQENALYDSRLAENTAAGRTQLTFADIAAPLGLGQIALHSVGWATEFADFDGDGWLDLVVANGSTLETQDAPKKLKRQPAMLLWNRRGEYFHDLAPVHELLAQPRLGRGMALSDYDLDGDLDFLMVELDSGARLFRNEMQKGHWIELRLLDPGRSAGRGEGATAIVRAGGLELRRTVGGTSYLSQSSLTLHLGLGRIDRIDEIEVRWLGGETETFTGAEVDAIWELVRGQGEARSAAASSLAGTSGKVATALPQDDKQRLLEFWKTQRAAMDAMKIDGDIERAAALFERALALNPDHGDSRYYLGNLLWTLGDRDRGLAELDDLRKRDPMSHRAHKQWGVLRAMTAAGPADLDAAAAALERALEINQEGTGSLLALGEVALLQGRPDAARQRFEWACRTNPRAVGGFYLQAYLAHSRGDSEASTELLRTAQVARGSEWKPRGAAAEGDVRQRMHVETSPLARFWESWDGTPDPAVAFEPLEAFLAG
- a CDS encoding DEAD/DEAH box helicase family protein produces the protein MTEESTRPRRRRSRSHKSAPAGPVPLHKRSSSHFQPSERDHGTESFQEGQVRLEIEGMRAKASVEESERDTYRVGVDWTRVGKRRLHTFCECPRFASGELCRHIWAVLLALAETGPENQPPGKDRLGLRRDRAASWEDLGVSADRNEVRVIHSVEPASGGQGARPARSARARSSSGRRRGAATSWRSQLASLRDEITTSVSPPAMIALPVRPAPSIHFFINTAVSNSSGSLVLDVFGSTQNANGKQSKMKRLGIEPHRLEELLLPRSPGNGSSGESDESLALITELSADSRRRKASSRRGPNKNSDGIRRLRLPQKLYEAVLPHLCNQGKLGWWDGRVQSNLHPLWWDAGTAWHLALHLDVNASGGARLHGHLEREGETVPLKDPVLLLVPGGSDSTTDKNGSGPSLVVFAESIGRLALEAARDLPWLNLLRNTGEIVIPTKDVEEALTEMLELPALPRFEIPEELELEGEDSPPQPRLVLEPAAGSARINPPLEAELSFDYGSLRVGAEDSRSSVVDWQERTLLRRDQDSEYAALVRLLELGFQPVAAGHGNVQALEINPRELPRVVEPLLVEGWTVEVQGKSVSPPSPPTLRVESGIDWFDLSGQVDFAGDRLELTTILDAVKRGNQFVDLADGSQGLLPAAWMETYDSLAQLASDATDDGLRFLPSQALIVDALLTAMPPADVDAAFAKLRDKLKSFERIKPKKETRGFGGTLREYQRRGLGWLNFLREFDLGGVLADDMGLGKTVQVLALIQAYRAPSKTTKLPFLVVAPRSVVYNWIDEASHFTPKLKVVEYRGPGREKLQEHFSDYDVIVTTYGTLRRDIGFLATVEFDTAILDEAQAIKNPASQTAKASRLLVARHRLALTGTPIENHLGELGSLFEFLNPGLLGRLPRLEVLTGGRAPSKLELEHIAEDMRPFILRRTKAQVLPDLPPKTEQTLLCNLRQEQRELYDKVRASYQVNLLEQVEEKGVSGSAIQVLEALLRLRQIACHPGLVNPEWEEAGSAKLETLFDQVSEVLDEGHKVLVFSQFTKLLAYVRRHLDTNGASYAYLDGKTRDRGKVVERFQTDPDCNLFLVSLKAGGTGLNLTAAGYVFLLDPWWNPAVEAQAIDRTHRIGQTQPVFAYRMIARDTVEEKILDLQGSKRKLADAILEGGGGQSLRDLTADDLKMLLS
- a CDS encoding ferrous iron transport protein A, whose product is MTDKKQRQLVCPFCGFEFEAVDTLCQHGCPMRTACGLMRCPSCDYEFPEQPEGVSWLRSLFGRRKETEEALCETCRPLTELRGGEHARVVSLAGTKRPGALAVFGLIPGSEITLLQRAPTYVVQVGETQLALESDIAGGIFVERPI